Proteins encoded in a region of the Puntigrus tetrazona isolate hp1 chromosome 12, ASM1883169v1, whole genome shotgun sequence genome:
- the ppp1r16a gene encoding protein phosphatase 1 regulatory subunit 16A — protein sequence MAEHAELLAEMATIGRLSATERLKHAQKRRAQQLKGWAQMEKDSARGQKGNHKGDGVKKSRRVTFNTSVTLLEAAARNDVEEVRQLLNNGVSPDLFNEDGLTALHQSCIDDFLDIARCLLDAGANVNACDSELWTPLHAAATCGHTDLVQLLIEAGADLLAVNADGNMPYDLCEDEATLELIEMIMAEQGITQERIDECRGAKERAMLSDLQELVASGADLNVKDEQGATLLHVAAANGYTSVGELLLEQRISPNDRDVDGWTPLHAAACWGQIQMVELLVANGANLNAKSELDETPLDVCTDEEVRAKMMELKHKHDAIMKGQDKHKNTLQRRVSSTGSRGKVVRRTSVNERSSLYRREHQKEAKVWQERGRQTDALDDDEDRQTDAELNLHAALVSGSNASPVPPLEVGEVENGAQVLGNGSTASFSSSLPGELQGGGRMDRSASYQLASAAVGGDSMSRERSHHTLADLKRQRAAAKLQKHPAPPIPLSADPQDEVVPEVPQESPESVQQDVSPSAVYFTQASGDPPLLKLRAPEEDTTNTKEPCCGLM from the exons ATGGCAGAGCATGCTGAGCTGCTAGCGGAGATGGCAACTATCGGCCGTCTCTCGGCCACAGAGCGCCTGAAGCATGCACAGAAGAGACGGGCGCAGCAGCTGAAAGGCTGGGCTCAGATGGAGAAGGACAGTGCCCGTGGTCAAAAGGGCAATCACAAGGGAGATGGGGTGAAGAAAAGCAGAAGGGTAACCTTCAACACCAGTGTGACTTTGCTGGAGGCTGCAGCCAGGAATGATGTAGAGGAGG TACGACAGTTGCTCAATAATGGAGTCAGTCCAGACTTGTTCAACGAGGATGGGCTCACTGCACTTCATCAG AGCTGCATAGATGATTTTTTGGATATAGCGCGTTGTCTTCTGGATGCGGGTGCAAACGTGAATGCGTGTGACAGTGAGTTATGGACCCCTTTACATGCAGCGGCCACCTGCGGACACACTGACCTCGTCCAGCTGCTGATAGAAGC AGGTGCAGACCTGTTGGCGGTGAATGCAGATGGAAACATGCCATATGATCTGTGCGAGGATGAGGCTACACTAGAACTCATAGAGATGATCATGGCAGAGCAGG gGATTACTCAGGAGAGAATTGATGAATGTCGTGGAGCCAAGGAGAGAGCAATGTTGTCTGACCTTCAGGAGCTGGTTGCGAGCGGAGCTGATCTGAATGTGAAGGACGAGCAGGGGGCCACTCTG CTGCATGTAGCAGCTGCTAATGGATACACGTCAGTTGGGGAACTGTTGTTGGAGCAGAGAATATCTCCAAACGACAGGGACGTTGACGGGTGGACGCCACTCCATGCTGCTGCCTGCTGGGGACAG aTCCAGATGGTGGAGCTGTTGGTAGCTAATGGTGCGAATTTAAACGCCAAGTCTGAGCTGGATGAGACGCCTCTTG ATGTATGCACTGATGAGGAGGTCCGGGCCAAAATGATGgagctgaaacacaaacacgaTGCCATCATGAAGGGTCAGGACAAGCACAAGAACACATTGCAGAGACGAGTGTCCAGCACGGGCAGCAGAGG taaaGTAGTGAGGCGCACCAGCGTGAACGAGCGCAGCAGTCTGTACCGCAGAGAGCATCAGAAGGAAGCCAAAGTGTGGCAGGAGAGAGGAAGACAGACAGATGCtctggatgatgatgaagacCGACAGACTGATGCTGAGCTAAACCTGCACGCTGCACTG GTGTCTGGTTCTAATGCGAGCCCTGTTCCTCCATTAGAGGTCGGCGAAGTGGAAAATGGAGCTCAAGTTTTGGGAAACGGCAGTACGGCTTCGTTTTCTTCTTCACTTCCAGGAGAACTCCAGGGTGGGGGGCGCATGGATCGCAGCGCCTCCTATCAGCTCGCTTCGGCTGCCGTTGGAGGAGACAGCATGAGCAGAGAGAGATCTCACCACACGCTCGCAGATCTCAAACGCCAGAGAGCTGCAGCTAAATTGCAGAAACATCCAGCACCTCCTATACCCCTGTCTGCAGACCCTCAAGATGAGGTCGTTCCTGAAGTACCCCAGGAGTCTCCTGAATCAGTACAACAGGATGTGTCCCCCAGTGCAGTGTACTTTACCCAGGCTAGCGGAGATCCACCTTTGCTGAAGCTGAGAGCACCAGAAGAAGACACGACTAATACGAAAGAGCCATGCTGTGGACTCATGTAG